Part of the Kordiimonas pumila genome is shown below.
TTTTGAACGGCGCAGGCTTTTACCGTGTGGTTCGCGCGGATAATGATAACGGCAATCCAAAAATTGAGGTTATTCAGGGCGGCCTTCTGGATGAAACCAAAGGGCTTGGTTCTGTTGCACATGAAAGTACCGAATTAACAGGCCTAAAGCATGTTGCAGGCGCCGTGTCTTTGGCGCGTGACACTGTTGGAACTGGCTCAGCCGTAGCTTTCTTTATCTGCGTCACTGATCAGCCCTCTCTTGATTATGGTGGTAAACGCAACCCGGATGGCCAAGGTTATGCTGTGTTTGGGCAGGTGACAATCGGTATGGATGTTGTTCGTGCAATTCAGGCTTTACCCGCCAATGCTTCCATAGATGATGCGTATGTTAAAGGGCAAATTTTAGAAAACCCGCTACTGATTTTAAACGCCACAACGCTCACACAGTAAAGCAGGCAGTGTAGCTGAAACAGGACTTCAGGCTTTTGCAAGCTTAAGTATATCGTAAAATATACACCAAATTTCCAGACAGGCCTTGCAGGCTCTGAACATCATTGTATGGTGGAAATGACTATATTGCTATTCTGGCAAGGGCCAGTGTTCCTTATGCCTGAACATAACGATCAAGCTTTCAAAAAGTAACGAGGCCCTATGACCTTACGATCCACTGTTATTGGAATATCTGCTCTATTAACGGGAGCGGGTGCCCTTCATATGGGCATGAGCCTTCAAGGGACGCTTGTTGGGGTGCGGGCCGGGATTGAGAATTTCCCTGCAATTCTGATTGGCCTCATTATGTCAGGCTATTATGCGGGCTTTGTTGCAGGCAGCGTTTATGCCCCCAAAATAGTGAACAAGGTTGGCCATATCAGAACATTCTCTGCTTTTGCATCTTTGGCATCTGCTGCGGCTCTTTGCCATTCAGTTTTTGTAGACCCTGTGAGCTGGCTGGTTTTCAGGGCACTCGCGGGTTTTTGTTTTGCGGTATTAAGCTTGGTAACGGAAAGCTGGCTTAATGAACGATCAAGCAACCTTAATAGAGGTACGGTGCTGGCTGTTTATTTTATGGTGGTGTTGATGTCAGCCGCCTTGGGGCAGATCTTTCTTATCTTTGCATCACCAGCAGGCTACGATCTATTCATCTTGATTTCTGTGATTATTTCAATAGCGCTTGTTCCTATTGCTTTAACATCTATGCCAACACCGGCGGTGAGCGAGCCGCACCGTATGTCACTTGCTAAATTGTATAAGACGTCTCCTGTGGGGGTTGTTGGCTGCTGCGGGGCCGGCTTGGTATCGGGTTCATACGGCGCTCTCGGTGCCGTTTTTGCGCAGGCAAAAGGTTTGGCGACAACTGAGATTGCGATCTTTATGTTCTTGCTCGTTGCGGGCGGCGCAGTGGCGCAGTGGCCTCTGGGGCGGCTTTCAGATAGAATGGACCGGCGCTATGTTTTGGTGGGATTAACCATTACAGCTACCATACTGGGCGTTGCAGTTTGGGTTGATGTGCTGCAGGGAATATTGTGGTTATATACCTTTGGTGCTTTAATGGGAGCGATGCTTTTATCGATGTACGGTGTGGCTATCGCCCATGCAAATGACTTTTTAGAACCTCATGAATTTGTACCAGCCAGTGCTTCTCTCTTACTTATTTACGGGTTGGGTGCCATTTTAGGGCCGATCATTGCGGCTGCCATAATGGGGTGGATAGGGCCAAACGGTCTGTTTATATATTTAGCCGTATTTTCTGGCATAGTAGCCTTGTTTACAATTTACAGAATGACGCAAAGATCTGTTGTGCCTAGCGACGATTCTACAGACTTTGTTTTGGCGCAAGGTATTAGTCCGGTTGCTTTTGAACTTGATCCAAGAGCAGAGGCTGATGATGAAGCATCAGCGTAAGTGCAGCTTAATTTTATAGAGTATATAATGCTTTGTTAATATCTGCGACTTATATCATACTATTATGGGGTGCGGTTAAGGTGAGTGGTTATTGGTAAGGTCGACTGTAGCTGAGAGCATGCGGGTGAAAACTGTAAATTTTGCTAAACGCGCCTTTTTTGTCTTTTCCTTTTTCGGGATTATTGGCCTTAGTATAACGTATGGGCTTTTTGAGGCTGAAAAGCAGGAAACCCTTGCAAAGGCAACAGATAGCCTTGCTCAATACCGGGGTGCTTTAGAGCGGGAGCTGGCGCAAGACCTAGCTCTTACGGCTAGCATGAAATCTTATATTGCAGTTCACCCCCAACTGGACCAAATAGAGTTTTCACATTTTGCGCAGCAACTTTTAATTCAGAAAAACCATATCAGGAATATAGGTGCAGCAAAGGATATGGTCATTAGCCATATTTACCCCCTTGAAGGTAATGAAAAAGCACTTGGATTTTCCTATAAAACGTCAGCCAAACAATATGAGGCCGTGCAAAAAGCCGTCGACGAAGACACCATCGTTCTAGCAGGCCCCTTGACACTTGTTCAGGGTGGTTCAGGCCTTATTGCAAGGCAGCCTGTAGTGTTGACTGATGATGGTACTATATGGGGTGTTGTTTCTGTTGTGATAAATTCTGATGATTTATTCGCAAGTGTTACAGACGCTGCAAAAGGGTTGGATATCGCCATCCGAGGTAAAGATGCTGCGGGCGAAGCCGGCGAAATCATTCTGGGGGAGCAGGCTGTTTTTGATGACCCTGTGTCCGTGAATGCAAGAGTGGCATTGCCTTACGGTAGCTGGTATATTGCTGCTCGATTAGTGAACCCACCTTCTTACACAGTGTTTCATTTTGCCCTTATTCTAACGATTGCTGTTTTGTGCGCGTTAACTATTCTCGTTATACAGCGGCAGTTGGTTTATGATAAGCGGCTGGTTAAAGAAAAGCAGATTGCGGAACAGGCCAATACAGCCAAATCTCGCTTTTTAGCGCATATGTCTCATGAAATACGCACCCCGATGAACGGTGTGATCGGTGTTATTCAGTTATTGCAGGATGAGACACTAACTGCTGATCAGAAGTATCTGGTTGAGACGGCAAAATACTCTGCAGAAAACCTACTGAATGTTATTAATGATATCCTGGATTTCTCAAAAATTGAAGCACAGCAGTTAAAGCTGGAAACTGCGCCGTTTAAATTGCGTGATGTCGTGGAATATGTGCGCCGTAATATCACCCCTCTTGCGCAGGCAAAGAATGTTGGTTTTGAAGTTGTTGGTGTAGCAGAAATTTATCAGTACTGGGTGGGGGACCAAACCAGACTTGGTCAGATATTGTTAAATTTAGCAAGCAACGCGGTTAAGTTTACGGAACATGGGCATGTTTCACTAAAATTCACCTCGATAGTAAGAGATGATGCCTACTTTTTGGAGTGCGATGTAACAGATACTGGTATTGGAATGAATGACGTTGAGCTTAGTAGGATTTTTAAATCCTTCTCGCAGGCTGACACATCTGTAAATCGTAGATTTGGTGGTACAGGATTAGGGTTATTCATTACCAAAACGCTTGTTGAGATGATGGGGGGCACTATCTCTGTTAGGAGTAAGGCTGGGGAAGGCTCTGTCTTTACTGTTTCTGTACCTCTCGAAAAAGCTAATGACACAAATGAAGAAGTAGCGATTACTTTTAATGGTAGCTCATTACCGTCTATGAAAGGCGTTGTCATTTTGCTGGCAGAAGATGTAGACCTCAATGCTATTCTGTTTCAGCGGATGATGGCAAAAACTGAGGCAACTATTCTAAGGGCTGTGAACGGTAAGGAAGCTCTGGATATATTTGAAGATGCAAAGCCTGACATAATCTTTATGGACATTCAAATGCCAGCAATGGACGGTATGACGGCAACGCAACTTATTCGGCATCAGGATCCTCACATTCCTATTATTGCCTTAACCGCGAATGTTATTAGTGATGATGTGCAGTCCTATTATGAAAATGGCTTTACGAAAATCCTTTCAAAGCCCATGAAAATGTCTGAACTGTTCGTGATTTTGGCAGATTTTATGGCCTCAAGAAACAGGTAAACCTCTTCTTTTTTGCTTCGTTAGTAATTTGCTAAGATGTAAATGATATCAATTGTTTACAGCATTTAATTTTATTCTGGATAAGGATGAGTGCTGCGCGGCCTTGTGTCAAACCCGATAGTCTAGAGGAGGCGTTATCATGAGCTCTATACGGTATAGGCTGTGCATCATTACTGTTCTCTGGATTACGGTGACTTTGTCATCTTCTGTCCGTGCCGATGATAAATTTCTGCTATTTGCTAATAACAGTATCAGCCTTTTAACCGGGCAAGGTTTCAAATTACCGGGCGATAAAGTGTCTACGCTCACGCTTGAACATGCTAGTGGTTGGGCATGGGGTGATGTGTATGGCTTTTTGGATGTGCTCGAATTTCATTCTAACCCTAATCAGGATAGTAGTTGGTACGGGGAGGTTTCCCCCCGGTTCAGTCTTGGCAAGCTTGCTGGGTTGAAATTTGGCAATGGTTTGGTAAAGGATGTTCTTGTTTCCACAACGTGGGAACGCGGTAAAAACGGCGTTGAGGCGCTGCTTATAGGCGCGGCAGTTGATCTCAATATTAGTGGTTTTAAATATTTCAAAACAAATTTGTATGCCCACCATAAAGGCAGTTTTGATGTTGGCGCAGATGACATGCAAATTACCATTTCATGGGCGCGGCCTTTTACTGTGGGGGCGCAAAAATTCCTGCTTGATGGTTTTTTAGATTATGAGTTTGGCCTTGGGTCTGCAGTTCCAAACCTGCATCTTGTACCGCAGGTAAAGTGGGATATGGGGGCAACATGGGGTGCGCCCGGAAGGTTTTATCTGGGAACGGAAATTGATATTTGGCGAAATCAGTTTGGTGTGAGAGATAGCGAAACTATGGAAACAAACCAACTTGCAGCCAGTTTGTTGTTAAAGGCCACTTTTTGACGAAAAGTTTGTTGCTGCTGGCGCGGCTGCCTTTATAACGGGGCTGGTTTGTCACTAGGTTGTGTTGTTTTCTATGAAACAGAATTCCCGAAATATTGAGAGTAACCAGTCAGGCCCGCATGACAGGTTGGTGGAAACTGTCAAAAAGCATTTGGCTCATACTTTTCAAAAACCGATTGCAGACCATACGCAGGTTGTTTTTGATACACTTGAACAACAGTTGGCGGGTGATAGCCGCAGCCTGATACTGGATGCCTGCTGCGGTGTGGGCGATAGCAGCCGGCACTTAGCGACGAATTATCCTGATCATTTGGTTATTGGTATTGATAAATCCAACCATAGGCTAAGCCGCGAGCGTGACGGCCTGCCTCCTGAGAACCTTATACTGGTACGGGCTGATCTGAACGATTTTTACCGGCTAGCACATAAGGCAGGCTGGAAGCCTGCTCGGCATTATATCCTGTATCCTAACCCTTGGCCAAAGTCGGTTCATTTAGGGCGGCGCTGGCACGGCGCGCCTGTGTTTCCATCTATTATTGGCCTTGGGGGGCACTTTGAAATGCGCTCAAACTGGAAACTGTATCTGGAAGAGTTTCAAATAGCCCTTACCGTTGCGGGGTATAATAGCACGCTTACCCTTTATAACCCTGATGGTTTGTATCTGACGCCGTTTGAGAAAAAATATCATGAGAGTGGCCAGATGCTGTGGCGTCTTGAAGCATTTCTCTCAAATTAAGGGTGTCATTTTCAAAGAATGGCTCTTTGAAAGCAATTTTGCTTGTCGTGTGCTGTAATCAATATACTTCATAGTGAATGAAAATATGTGAAATGGGGAAATGTGTTATGACAGACTTGATTAAAACGGAAACCAAGGATCGTATTCTGGTCATTACATTAAACCGGCCAGATAAAAAAAACGCTCTGACACATGCAATGTATACGGCAATCGCAGATGCTTTAGCTGCTGCACGGGAAGATGAAAATACCCGCGTTATTGTTTTTCAAGCGAACGGGGATGCCTTCACTGCCGGGAATGACTTAATCGATTTTCAAAAAGCAGGTGGTTTGGAGGGTGCACAGCCTGTATTGCGGTTTTTGAACGAATTATTGATCTCTGAAAAGCCAATTATCGCAGCCGTAAACGGTATTGCGGTTGGGGTTGGCCTTACCATGCTGTTGCACTGCGATCTGGTTTATATGGCTAAGGGTGCTGAGTTGCAGGCCCCGTTTGTCGATTTGGCACTTGTGCCGGAAGCGGCGTCATCGCTGTTGTTACCAGCAAGAATTGGGCATGTCCGTTCAGCAGAAGTCTTTATGCTAGGAAAGCGTGTATCCGCAGAGGAAGCATGCGCATGGGGCCTTGCAAATACTGTATGTGCTCCAGAAAAGCTAGAGGCAGTTGCTTATAAGGCTGCGCTGGCTTTATCGAAAAAAGCACCAAAATCTGTACAAACCGCCAAGCGCCTCATGCGCGGTGATAAAAGTGTTATCGAGGCACGCATGCAGGAAGAAAGTAGGTATTTTTCTGATCAATTGAAATCAGCGGAATTTGCGGAAGCGGTTACGGCTTTCCTGCAAAAGCGGGCTCCTGATTTTCAATAAACCAGGTAGTATTTCAATATAATATTATACCCGCCAGCTTGAAGCTGCTAGAGCTATCCTGTATGCAAAAATACAGTATTTGCTCTGGTGGATAAATGTATGACAAATGATAAAAACGCCGGGCTAGCCGCTAGACCTCATTGGATAAGCCCTGAAATGTGCCTTATTTTAATGGCTGGGGGTGCTCCTTTTGCGTATTCTATCTGGTCGGCATTATTGAATAATTTTGCCGTAGAGGCAGCGGGCTTTACCGGGCGTGAGATAGGTATCTTGCAAAGTCTGAGAGAAATTCCCGGCTTTTTATCCTTCACGGCGGTTTTTATACTGCTGGCTCTTAGAGAGCAGCATTTTGCGATCTTGTCGCTTGCTGTTTTAGGCTTGGGCGTTGCTGTAACTGGGTTTTTCCCCAGTGTTTACGGCTTGTATTTCACAACGGTTTTAATGTCGATTGGCTTTCATTATTATGAAACGGCACAGATGTCGCTTTCTTTGCAGTGGATACCGAAAGCAACGGCCCCGCGTGTCATGGGGCTGCAAATGACAGCAAAATCAATCTCATCCATTGTTGCTTATGGCTTTATCTGGTTATGTCTTGAACTTGCTGGTGTGCAATACGCATGGCTTTTTGCCATTGGCGGCGGTGTGACGGTTGGTCTTGCCGTTTTTATATGGCTTGCCTTCCCAAAATTTGAGCACGGCGAACCGCAGATACGCAAGCCTGTGCTGCGCAAGCGGTACTGGCTATATTATGCCCTTACCTTTATGGGGGGTGCGAGACGCCAGATTTTTGTGGTTTTTGCAGGCTTTCTGCTGGTTACCAAGTTTAACTTTACCGCAGCTGAAGTAAGTGCGCTTTATCTAGTCAACCACCTTGCTACCAGCTTTTTTGCACCGCTTTTAGGGCGCTGGATAATTCGCTTTGGTGAACGCAATGCTCTTGTGATTGAGTATATTGGCTTGATCGCTGTGTTCTTGGGATACGCTTATACAGAAAGTGTTGTGGTTGCATCATGCCTTTATGTGCTCGATCATGTGTTTTTTGCCTTTGCTATTGCCCAGAAAAGCTATTTACAAAAAATTGCTGATCCCCGCGATATAGCATCTACCAGTAGTGTTAGCTTTTCTATTAACCACATTGCTGCGGTTCTTATTCCGTGGCTTTTTGGGGCTTATCTGTGGACCAAGTCGCCAGCACTGGTTTTTGTTGCGGGAGCTATTATGGCGTTTATCTCTCTCCTTTTGGCGCTTTTTGTTCCGCGCCAGCCAGAACCCGGCCGCGAGGTGGCTTTTATGCATGCTGCAACACCAATGGCGGCTGAATAGACATGATCGCGAGACTAGAACAACAACATATTTTTGCAACTGAAAGCGGCTGGGGGGAGGCCGATATTCACCCCTTGCCAAGTGATGCATCCTTCAGAACATATAGCCGCTTGCAGATGGGCACAGAAAAATGCCTGTTAATGGATGCGCCGCCCGAACACGAAAATTTAAGCGCATATCTAACTGTACAGGCACACCTAGAGCGGCTTGGCCTGCGGGCACCCCGTGTTTATGCCTCGGACATAAAACGCGGTTTTGCCCTTATAGAAGACTTTGGCACAGATACCTTTACCCAGTTATTAGCCACGGGTCATGCTGCTATGCCGCTTTATATGCAGGCTGTTGATGTGTTGGTGCATTTACATGCTATGGGCGGCGGCGCTGATCTGGATGTGCCACCATATGATATGGCGGTTTACCTGCGGGAAGTGAACCTTTTTACGGAGTGGTTTATACCAGCAGTGTATGGCCGCGAGGTGACAGCCGCTGAGCAGACTCGCTGGCAAGAGGCTTGGCAGGCTGTGCTTGCCCCTTTGGCGTCAGATAGGTCTTCGCTTGTTCTGCGGGATTATCATGTTGATAATCTGATGATCATAAAAGCGGCAAAAGGTATTTCAGCCTGCGGTCTTCTGGATTTCCAAGATGCTCTGATTGGGTCTAAAGCATATGACCTGGTATCGCTGCTTGAAGATGCACGCCTTGATGTGCCGGATACGATCAGAGAGGCGGCGCTAGAGCGTTTCTTTGCAGGGTGCCCTGATATTCCGCGTAGCCCTTTTTTGCGGGATATGGATATTCTGGGGGCGCAGCGACATGCAAAAGTTGCAGGTATTTTTGTGCGGCTTAGCCGCCGTGACGGTAAGCATACATACTTAAAGCATATTCCCCGTGTGCTCCATCTTTTGAATAGGTGTCTTGCGCGTGCGGAAATGTTGCCGGTTCGCACAGTTTTGGCTGATATAGCGCCAGACTTTGCCAAGAAAACTGTATTAAAGCCTTAGGCTTTAAGGATGCTTTTATAGAGAGTATCATACTGTGTAATCATGCGATCAAGTGCGTAGTTACGGAAAGCCTTTTCCCTGTTCGCAGCGCCAATTTTTTGTGCCTCTTGCGGGTGCGCAAGCAAATGGGCAAGATTACTGGCAAGCGGCTGTGCCTCGCGGCCTGAAATATAAGCTGCATTTTCATCTGTTACCATCAGGCGTATGTCACCTACATCAGTGCTGACAACAGGCAGGCTGCAGGCCATGGCTTCAATAACGGAAAGCGGCATCTGTTCTGTATCAGATGAAAGCGCAAAAATATTGAATGCAGGGATGATTTTTTCAGGGTTTGAAATGTTGCCAGTAAAGATAACCCTGCCAGCAGAACAAACCCGCTGAGCCAGCATCTTAAGGGCGGCAACGCCTACACCATCACCTACAATAACCAGTTTGGCGGTGGGCTCGCTATCTTCCACAAGGCTAAAGGCCTCTATCAGGCGGCCTATGTTTTTCTCAGGCCTGAGGCCCGCTACAGTGCCAATAATTTTATCAGCGTCTGTTATGCCAAAGCGCGCCAACATCTCGGGGTCGGTTGCTCCGTCAAACCGTTTCAGGTCAACACCATTTGGAATAAAGGCCAGTTTATTCTTCTTGATATGCCAACTTTTGCGGGCAAGTGTTTCCAGTGTTTTTGATGGCACGATAGTTTTATTACAAAACCTGTAGGCAAAGGAACGGAGGAAACGACGGCTTGAAAGTTCAGCAGACTGCTCGTCTTCCGCAAAGCCATCTTGCACATGCACCATGGGACATACGGAGAACAAGCTGTTGGCTAAAATCCATTCAATCGCGCCCCAGTTATAGCTTATAAGCAGGTCTGGTCGCAGGTCTTTTAATATTTTACGGCAGGCCTTTACCGCTTTAAGGGTTTGCCCCTTTTTAATAACGGTTTGTGTATTGAAAAGAGGTTCGACACCGGGCAAAAGTTTTAGGGCGTCATAGCGGCCATCCATGGCGTAAACCAGATGTGTAAAGCCAGCCTCTGAGCCTTTTATATAGTCGACAAAACGCCGCTGTGTTCCACCCAGTTCAAGGGAGGAAAAAATATGCAAAATTCGTGGGCTGTTTTTGGTCACTATTTGCTGCTTTATATTTGTGTTTCTGTTTTTACAATTCTGAAATACTGGCTAGAGTAATACAAGTATCATTTACAGGAACAAACGAATAGTGCAGTTTTCTGGCTATGACCGAGTTGGCCGGTTAATGTGGGGTGTGTGTTGTGGTTCATCGGCGGTTCAGTGCAACTGTGCGAAGGTTAGGGTATGAAAACAATTAGTAATTTTTTGCGTATGGGAATGGTGGCTTTTGCTCTTTTAATAGCGGGGGCAGGAACCTCCATGCCTGTTTTTGCCTTTGATGATCAGG
Proteins encoded:
- a CDS encoding MFS transporter; the protein is MTNDKNAGLAARPHWISPEMCLILMAGGAPFAYSIWSALLNNFAVEAAGFTGREIGILQSLREIPGFLSFTAVFILLALREQHFAILSLAVLGLGVAVTGFFPSVYGLYFTTVLMSIGFHYYETAQMSLSLQWIPKATAPRVMGLQMTAKSISSIVAYGFIWLCLELAGVQYAWLFAIGGGVTVGLAVFIWLAFPKFEHGEPQIRKPVLRKRYWLYYALTFMGGARRQIFVVFAGFLLVTKFNFTAAEVSALYLVNHLATSFFAPLLGRWIIRFGERNALVIEYIGLIAVFLGYAYTESVVVASCLYVLDHVFFAFAIAQKSYLQKIADPRDIASTSSVSFSINHIAAVLIPWLFGAYLWTKSPALVFVAGAIMAFISLLLALFVPRQPEPGREVAFMHAATPMAAE
- a CDS encoding glycosyltransferase family 4 protein, whose protein sequence is MTKNSPRILHIFSSLELGGTQRRFVDYIKGSEAGFTHLVYAMDGRYDALKLLPGVEPLFNTQTVIKKGQTLKAVKACRKILKDLRPDLLISYNWGAIEWILANSLFSVCPMVHVQDGFAEDEQSAELSSRRFLRSFAYRFCNKTIVPSKTLETLARKSWHIKKNKLAFIPNGVDLKRFDGATDPEMLARFGITDADKIIGTVAGLRPEKNIGRLIEAFSLVEDSEPTAKLVIVGDGVGVAALKMLAQRVCSAGRVIFTGNISNPEKIIPAFNIFALSSDTEQMPLSVIEAMACSLPVVSTDVGDIRLMVTDENAAYISGREAQPLASNLAHLLAHPQEAQKIGAANREKAFRNYALDRMITQYDTLYKSILKA
- a CDS encoding MFS transporter, whose protein sequence is MTLRSTVIGISALLTGAGALHMGMSLQGTLVGVRAGIENFPAILIGLIMSGYYAGFVAGSVYAPKIVNKVGHIRTFSAFASLASAAALCHSVFVDPVSWLVFRALAGFCFAVLSLVTESWLNERSSNLNRGTVLAVYFMVVLMSAALGQIFLIFASPAGYDLFILISVIISIALVPIALTSMPTPAVSEPHRMSLAKLYKTSPVGVVGCCGAGLVSGSYGALGAVFAQAKGLATTEIAIFMFLLVAGGAVAQWPLGRLSDRMDRRYVLVGLTITATILGVAVWVDVLQGILWLYTFGALMGAMLLSMYGVAIAHANDFLEPHEFVPASASLLLIYGLGAILGPIIAAAIMGWIGPNGLFIYLAVFSGIVALFTIYRMTQRSVVPSDDSTDFVLAQGISPVAFELDPRAEADDEASA
- a CDS encoding enoyl-CoA hydratase-related protein, with translation MTDLIKTETKDRILVITLNRPDKKNALTHAMYTAIADALAAAREDENTRVIVFQANGDAFTAGNDLIDFQKAGGLEGAQPVLRFLNELLISEKPIIAAVNGIAVGVGLTMLLHCDLVYMAKGAELQAPFVDLALVPEAASSLLLPARIGHVRSAEVFMLGKRVSAEEACAWGLANTVCAPEKLEAVAYKAALALSKKAPKSVQTAKRLMRGDKSVIEARMQEESRYFSDQLKSAEFAEAVTAFLQKRAPDFQ
- a CDS encoding outer membrane protein OmpK — its product is MSSIRYRLCIITVLWITVTLSSSVRADDKFLLFANNSISLLTGQGFKLPGDKVSTLTLEHASGWAWGDVYGFLDVLEFHSNPNQDSSWYGEVSPRFSLGKLAGLKFGNGLVKDVLVSTTWERGKNGVEALLIGAAVDLNISGFKYFKTNLYAHHKGSFDVGADDMQITISWARPFTVGAQKFLLDGFLDYEFGLGSAVPNLHLVPQVKWDMGATWGAPGRFYLGTEIDIWRNQFGVRDSETMETNQLAASLLLKATF
- a CDS encoding aminoglycoside phosphotransferase family protein, with amino-acid sequence MIARLEQQHIFATESGWGEADIHPLPSDASFRTYSRLQMGTEKCLLMDAPPEHENLSAYLTVQAHLERLGLRAPRVYASDIKRGFALIEDFGTDTFTQLLATGHAAMPLYMQAVDVLVHLHAMGGGADLDVPPYDMAVYLREVNLFTEWFIPAVYGREVTAAEQTRWQEAWQAVLAPLASDRSSLVLRDYHVDNLMIIKAAKGISACGLLDFQDALIGSKAYDLVSLLEDARLDVPDTIREAALERFFAGCPDIPRSPFLRDMDILGAQRHAKVAGIFVRLSRRDGKHTYLKHIPRVLHLLNRCLARAEMLPVRTVLADIAPDFAKKTVLKP
- a CDS encoding tRNA (guanine(46)-N(7))-methyltransferase TrmB; the encoded protein is MKQNSRNIESNQSGPHDRLVETVKKHLAHTFQKPIADHTQVVFDTLEQQLAGDSRSLILDACCGVGDSSRHLATNYPDHLVIGIDKSNHRLSRERDGLPPENLILVRADLNDFYRLAHKAGWKPARHYILYPNPWPKSVHLGRRWHGAPVFPSIIGLGGHFEMRSNWKLYLEEFQIALTVAGYNSTLTLYNPDGLYLTPFEKKYHESGQMLWRLEAFLSN
- a CDS encoding peptidylprolyl isomerase, translating into MKKIVKVVFILLCWSSIAPVAVAAHDIDAPPVTVALETELGSIVIEVYRGKAPLSAGDFLKYVDTGLLNGAGFYRVVRADNDNGNPKIEVIQGGLLDETKGLGSVAHESTELTGLKHVAGAVSLARDTVGTGSAVAFFICVTDQPSLDYGGKRNPDGQGYAVFGQVTIGMDVVRAIQALPANASIDDAYVKGQILENPLLILNATTLTQ
- a CDS encoding hybrid sensor histidine kinase/response regulator; amino-acid sequence: MKTVNFAKRAFFVFSFFGIIGLSITYGLFEAEKQETLAKATDSLAQYRGALERELAQDLALTASMKSYIAVHPQLDQIEFSHFAQQLLIQKNHIRNIGAAKDMVISHIYPLEGNEKALGFSYKTSAKQYEAVQKAVDEDTIVLAGPLTLVQGGSGLIARQPVVLTDDGTIWGVVSVVINSDDLFASVTDAAKGLDIAIRGKDAAGEAGEIILGEQAVFDDPVSVNARVALPYGSWYIAARLVNPPSYTVFHFALILTIAVLCALTILVIQRQLVYDKRLVKEKQIAEQANTAKSRFLAHMSHEIRTPMNGVIGVIQLLQDETLTADQKYLVETAKYSAENLLNVINDILDFSKIEAQQLKLETAPFKLRDVVEYVRRNITPLAQAKNVGFEVVGVAEIYQYWVGDQTRLGQILLNLASNAVKFTEHGHVSLKFTSIVRDDAYFLECDVTDTGIGMNDVELSRIFKSFSQADTSVNRRFGGTGLGLFITKTLVEMMGGTISVRSKAGEGSVFTVSVPLEKANDTNEEVAITFNGSSLPSMKGVVILLAEDVDLNAILFQRMMAKTEATILRAVNGKEALDIFEDAKPDIIFMDIQMPAMDGMTATQLIRHQDPHIPIIALTANVISDDVQSYYENGFTKILSKPMKMSELFVILADFMASRNR